One genomic window of Triplophysa rosa linkage group LG11, Trosa_1v2, whole genome shotgun sequence includes the following:
- the LOC130561163 gene encoding uncharacterized protein LOC130561163, whose protein sequence is MSSWIVLKDGLTLCNFMKKSLRDFACHLMQKLHKDATETEVDAEIFSDLVEQGNLALTVFSKDEFSDAFSSASETDSSCSSGASAVILREVPNKRQRIEESNALTAKQLVEDVLKSRSGGKEVLQEYQATETLSDATRRHMVNILVAHVMDTHGYLPPKAIREQYALGIVVPFPSLKDPYSRRGFEHFYDAASHTGYIAWRMKTVQWKIRRGSVSPDR, encoded by the exons ATGTCAAGCTGGATTGTGTTGAAGGACGGTTTGACTTTGTGCAATTTCATGAAAAAG TCATTGAGAGATTTTGCTTGCCACCTGATGCAAAAGTTACACAAGGATGCAACTGAGACAGAAGTCGATGCAGAAATATTCAGTGACCTTGTTGAACAAGGCAATTTGGCGCTGACTGTTTTCTCTAAGGATG aATTTTCTGACGCCTTTTCTTCTGCATCCGAGACTGATTCAAGCTGCAGCTCAGGTGCATCCGCTGTAATCTTAAGGGAGGTCCCTAATAAGAGACAAAGAATTGAGGAGTCTAATGCACTGACTGCTAAACAG ttAGTTGAAGATGTGCTAAAGTCCAGGTCAGGTGGTAAAGAAGTACTGCAGGAGTATCAAGCAACAGAAACCCTTTCTGATGCCACAAGAAGACATATGGTTAACATACTAGTGGCTCACGTGATGGATACACATGG GTACCTCCCGCCTAAAGCAATCAGAGAACAGTATGCTCTTGGGATAGTGGTGCCGTTTCCTTCCCTTAAAGATCCATATTCAAGGAGAGGCTTT GAACACTTCTATGATGCTGCAAGCCACACGGGATATATTGCTTGGCGTATGAAAACAGTCCAATGGAAGATTCGTCGAGGATCTGTATCACCAGATAGATGA